In Anticarsia gemmatalis isolate Benzon Research Colony breed Stoneville strain chromosome 4, ilAntGemm2 primary, whole genome shotgun sequence, one DNA window encodes the following:
- the LOC142972678 gene encoding uncharacterized protein LOC142972678: MSVYADKNPMTTKIDPTEFDVTISAILVGLGAEKYVDIFMKHNIGQTTLTELSEEDLIKLGVDDAEIRKKLIEEVKNLPIYDENKIGTTSKLGPIEIMDIIEESSNHLYRIYLSVLANTIALKKTSKVADCLIHKDKYASDIALSTLSEITNILNSMDIALHTQLKVLREESNNTKKKKIIVGTVGSAVIAVLAVLFVRSLKQMK; this comes from the exons atgagtGTATATGCAGATAAAAATCCAATGACCACCAAAATAGATCCTACCGAGTTTGATGTGACTATAAGTGCTATTCTGGTTGGCCTCGGAGCCGAGAAATATGTcgatatatttat GAAACATAATATAGGTCAAACTACATTAACGGAGTTGTCTGAAGAAGATCTCATCAAGCTGGGAGTAGATGATGCTGAGATCAGAAAAAAACTCATTGAAGAAGTGAAAAACTTACCCATTTATGACGAGAACAAGATAGG AACAACATCAAAACTGGGTCCCATAGAGATAATGGACATTATAGAAGAAAGCTCAAATCATCTATACAGGATCTACTTAAGCGTATTGGCCAATACGATAGCTCTGAAGAAAACAAGTAAAGTGGCAGACTGCTTGATCCACAAAGACAAATATGCATCTGATATTGCACTATCAACTTTAAGtgaaataactaatattttaaattctatggATATTGCACTGCACACACAACTCAAA GTACTCCGGGAAGAGTCTAACAATacaaagaagaagaagataataGTTGGTACAGTAGGCAGTGCAGTGATTGCTGTATTAGCAGTATTATTTGTTCGCTCATTGAAGCAAATGAAATAA